One window from the genome of Nomascus leucogenys isolate Asia chromosome 12, Asia_NLE_v1, whole genome shotgun sequence encodes:
- the LOC100593892 gene encoding pancreatic alpha-amylase, which yields MKFFLLLFTIGFCWAQYSPNTQQGRTSIVHLFEWRWVDIALECERYLAPKGFGGVQVSPPNENVVIQNPFRPWWERYQPVSYKLCTRSGNEDEFRNMVTRCNNVGVRIYVDAVINHMCGNGVSAGTSSTCGSYFNPGSRDFPAVPYSGWDFNDGKCKTGSGDIENYNDATQVRDCRLTGLLDLALEKDYVRSEIAEYMNHLIDIGVAGFRLDASKHMWPGDIKAILDKLHNLNSNWFPEGSKPFIFQEVIDLGGEPIKSSDYFGNGRVTEFKYGAKLGTVIRKWNGEKMSYLKNWGEGWGFMPSDRALVFVDNHDNQRGHGAGGASILTFWDARLYKMAVGFMLAHPYGFTRVMSSYRWPRYFENGKDVNDWVGPPNDNGVTKEVTINPDTTCGNDWVCEHRWRQIRNMVAFRNVVDGQPFTNWYDNGSNQVAFGRGNRGFIVFNNDDWSFSLTLQTGLPAGTYCDVISGDKIDGNCTGIKIYVSDDGKAHFTISNSAEDPFIAIHAESKL from the exons ATGAAGTTCTTTCTGTTGCTTTTCACCATTGGATTCTGCTGGGCTCAGTATTCCCCAAATACACAACAAGGACGGACATCTATTGTTCATCTGTTTGAATGGCGGTGGGTTGATATTGCTCTTGAATGTGAGCGATATTTAGCACCCAAAGGATTTGGAGGGGTTCAG GTCTCTCCACCAAATGAAAATGTTGTAATTCAGAACCCTTTCAGACCTTGGTGGGAAAGATACCAACCAGTTAGCTATAAATTATGCACAAGATCTGGAAATGAAGATGAATTTAGAAACATGGTGACTAGATGCAACAATGTTGGG GTTCGTATTTATGTGGATGCTGTAATTAATCATATGTGTGGTAATGGTGTGAGTGCAGGAACAAGCAGTACCTGTGGAAGTTACTTCAACCCTGGAAGTAGGGACTTTCCAGCAGTCCCATATTCTGGATGGGATTTTAATGATGGTAAATGTAAAACTGGAAGTGGAGATATCGAGAACTACAACGATGCtactcag GTCAGAGATTGTCGTCTGACTGGTCTTCTTGATCTTGCACTGGAGAAAGATTATGTGCGTTCCGAGATTGCCGAATATATGAACCATCTCATTGACATTGGTGTTGCAGGGTTCAGACTTGATGCTTCCAAGCACATGTGGCCTGGAGACATAAAGGCAATTTTGGACAAACTGCATAATCTAAACAGTAACTGGTTCCCTGAAGGAAGTAAACCTTTCATTTTCCAGGAG GTAATTGATCTGGGTGGTGAGCCAATTAAAAGCAGTGACTACTTTGGAAATGGCCGGGTGACAGAATTCAAGTATGGTGCAAAACTCGGCACAGTTATTCGCAAGTGGAATGGAGAGAAGATGTCTTACTTAAA gaaCTGGGGAGAAGGTTGGGGTTTCATGCCTTCTGACAGAGCACTTGTCTTTGTGGATAACCATGACAATCAACGAGGACATGGGGCTGGAGGAGCCTCTATTCTTACCTTCTGGGATGCCAG GCTGTACAAAATGGCAGTTGGATTTATGCTTGCTCATCCATACGGATTTACACGAGTAATGTCAAGCTATCGTTGGCcaagatattttgaaaatggaaaa GATGTTAATGATTGGGTTGGGCCACCAAATGATAATGGAGTAACTAAAGAAGTTACTATTAATCCAGACACTACTTGTGGCAATGACTGGGTCTGTGAACATCGATGGCGCCAAATAAG GAACATGGTTGCTTTCCGCAATGTAGTGGATGGCCAGCCTTTTACAAACTGGTATGATAATGGGAGCAACCAAGTGGCTTTTGGGAGAGGAAACAGAGGATTCATTGTTTTCAACAATGATGACTG gtcattttctttaactttgcAAACTGGTCTTCCTGCTGGCACATACTGTGATGTCATTTCTGGAGATAAAATTGATGGCAATTGCACAGGCATTAAAATCTACGTTTCTGATGATGGCAAAGCTCATTTTACTATTAGTAACTCTGCTGAAGATCCATTTATTGCAATCCATGCTGaatctaaattataa